A part of Chitinivorax sp. B genomic DNA contains:
- a CDS encoding RHS repeat-associated core domain-containing protein, which produces SIGTSVRYAYDAEGNRVSQTVNGSAKTSWLVDANRDYAQVLEEQDPTGKATHFTYGNDLIYQQTQAQKAYFHYDGLGSTRLLTSDTGSVTDTYAYDAWGLRLNKTGNTNNTYLFGGEQHDAQLGMYYLRARYLNPETGRFVSQDTHAGNLANPITLHDYLYANGDPVGNIDPTGKFSMGSIGVTMAIGGTLNVAINWQANASMERIATNFIVGAAEGVIFGGVFNLGAKLVKFGKFAKFSKNLENLAILKRVGISGALLPGRHVLGERMVMNVGGETVLLKSTALGKGAAKHLQELLGRAPTAGQTTFAEALMLQEVEAAVHVAMREGLVDTAVMNAIHMHGYGAKAIATIVQTPGFTWEMKAELAVEAGKRVIKIFHLQPL; this is translated from the coding sequence AGCATCGGTACCTCCGTTCGCTATGCGTATGATGCTGAGGGTAATCGCGTCAGCCAGACGGTGAATGGTTCTGCCAAGACCAGCTGGTTGGTCGATGCGAATCGTGATTATGCACAGGTATTAGAGGAACAAGACCCGACAGGTAAGGCGACACACTTTACCTATGGCAATGACCTGATATATCAGCAAACGCAAGCCCAGAAGGCCTATTTCCATTATGACGGTCTGGGCAGCACCCGTCTGCTGACATCTGACACGGGTTCGGTCACCGATACCTATGCTTACGATGCCTGGGGTTTACGCCTCAACAAGACTGGCAACACAAACAATACCTATCTCTTTGGTGGCGAGCAGCATGATGCTCAGCTCGGCATGTACTACTTGCGTGCCCGGTACCTTAACCCGGAAACCGGACGGTTTGTCAGTCAAGACACCCATGCCGGGAATCTGGCAAACCCGATTACGCTCCATGACTATTTGTATGCCAACGGTGATCCAGTCGGAAACATCGATCCCACCGGTAAATTCTCGATGGGATCCATTGGCGTCACAATGGCCATTGGTGGCACATTAAATGTGGCCATCAACTGGCAAGCCAACGCTTCGATGGAGCGCATTGCCACCAACTTTATCGTAGGCGCAGCTGAGGGCGTCATCTTTGGTGGTGTATTCAATCTTGGTGCCAAGCTTGTCAAATTTGGCAAGTTCGCCAAATTCAGCAAAAACCTTGAGAACTTAGCCATTCTCAAGCGCGTCGGGATCAGCGGTGCTTTGTTACCCGGTCGGCATGTGCTGGGTGAGCGGATGGTCATGAATGTGGGCGGTGAAACGGTGTTGCTCAAATCAACCGCCCTAGGCAAAGGTGCAGCCAAACATTTGCAGGAACTGCTTGGTCGAGCGCCCACTGCAGGCCAAACAACATTCGCCGAGGCGTTGATGTTGCAAGAGGTTGAAGCGGCAGTACATGTTGCCATGCGTGAAGGGCTGGTCGATACAGCGGTCATGAACGCCATTCATATGCATGGGTATGGTGCCAAGGCTATCGCAACTATTGTGCAAACCCCTGGGTTTACTTGGGAAATGAAGGCAGAGCTGGCCGTGGAAGCTGGAAAACGGGTGATTAAGATCTTCCACCTCCAACCGCTCTAG
- a CDS encoding transporter substrate-binding domain-containing protein, whose protein sequence is MSVQAGEMLQLTTEDLPPYNIPTADGRNIAGIVGEKVMEIMRRANIEYTLEIATWQRAYNLALTQPNTCVFATTRIEEREALFKWVGPMATTEWVVIGRNNSPPINQLEDLKEIPIAGYRSDASAIYLTSHQYNVVTATSPDVCLRNLVLGRIDYWVAGRLSSSQIIRRQNAEDKVKVLLAFNRRYLYLACNPAVPNQLIETMQNVWKSMEADGTLRQIDQRYMQQP, encoded by the coding sequence ATGTCTGTTCAGGCTGGCGAAATGTTGCAATTGACCACTGAAGATTTGCCACCGTATAACATCCCCACCGCAGACGGACGCAACATTGCTGGTATTGTCGGTGAGAAAGTAATGGAAATCATGCGGCGAGCCAATATCGAGTATACGCTGGAGATCGCCACCTGGCAGCGGGCCTACAATTTGGCCCTGACACAACCCAACACCTGCGTATTCGCCACTACTCGCATTGAGGAACGGGAGGCGCTGTTCAAATGGGTAGGCCCCATGGCCACCACTGAATGGGTTGTGATCGGGCGCAATAACAGCCCACCCATCAACCAGCTGGAAGACCTGAAAGAAATACCGATTGCCGGTTATCGCAGTGATGCCTCCGCCATTTATCTGACCAGCCATCAATACAATGTGGTCACCGCTACCAGCCCAGATGTATGCCTGCGAAATCTGGTATTGGGTCGCATCGATTATTGGGTGGCAGGCCGCTTATCCTCATCGCAAATAATCAGGCGGCAAAATGCGGAAGACAAGGTAAAGGTTTTGTTGGCCTTCAATCGCCGCTATCTCTACTTGGCCTGCAACCCGGCGGTACCCAATCAATTGATTGAGACAATGCAGAATGTCTGGAAAAGCATGGAAGCCGATGGCACGTTACGCCAGATTGATCAGCGATACATGCAACAACCCTGA
- a CDS encoding ABC transporter substrate-binding protein, which produces MSLYRTRRLVPYLLLLSMAFIGSGTSYADFLRLTTEYLDPYNVPTADGRSATGIVGDKVSELMRRAGIDYTLEAVSWQRAYNLAQVQPDTCVFGTARITERETLFKWIGPLATTEWVIIGRYDSPPVRRLEDLKNTPIAGYRSDAVATHLANQQYKIVTATNGEVCLRNLLAGRIDYWAAGRLSSPQIIKRLQAQSQVKVLFSFNRQELYLACNLDVPIKVIDALQAAYKSMETDGTLRQIDQRYPSLP; this is translated from the coding sequence ATGTCTTTGTACCGCACACGTCGTCTTGTGCCATATCTGTTGCTGCTGAGCATGGCGTTTATCGGCAGCGGAACAAGCTATGCTGACTTTCTACGACTGACCACCGAATACCTTGATCCGTACAATGTGCCGACTGCCGATGGCCGTTCGGCAACTGGTATTGTAGGTGATAAGGTGTCTGAACTGATGCGGCGGGCCGGCATTGATTACACACTGGAAGCGGTTTCCTGGCAACGTGCCTATAATCTGGCCCAGGTACAACCCGATACTTGCGTGTTTGGCACAGCCCGAATTACAGAACGCGAAACACTGTTCAAATGGATCGGGCCGTTGGCTACCACCGAATGGGTCATTATCGGTCGGTATGACAGCCCTCCGGTCCGGCGCCTTGAAGACCTGAAAAATACGCCCATTGCTGGCTATCGTAGTGACGCCGTTGCTACCCATTTGGCCAACCAACAGTACAAAATCGTGACCGCAACCAACGGTGAGGTCTGCCTGCGCAATCTGCTAGCTGGACGCATCGACTATTGGGCTGCCGGCCGGCTGTCGTCACCGCAGATCATCAAACGATTGCAAGCCCAGAGCCAAGTCAAAGTTCTGTTTTCCTTCAATCGACAAGAATTGTATTTGGCCTGCAACCTGGACGTCCCGATCAAAGTGATCGACGCCTTGCAGGCTGCCTACAAAAGCATGGAAACGGACGGTACACTACGGCAGATTGATCAGCGCTATCCTTCGCTGCCCTAG